The Hymenobacter sp. DG25A nucleotide sequence CTCGCTCGACCTGGCCCTGGCCTCGGAAAACATGCAGACCCAGCGCCTGCAAAATACCCGACGAACGATTTGGATTGCAGTGCTGGCCGTGGGTATTGCTGTGGTCATCAGCGCGGTAGCGCGCCTGCTTGTGTACCTCATTAACCTGGTAACGAACCTGTCTTTTTTCGGGGAGCTGTCGGTGCGGTACCACAGCCCGGCTGAAAACCAGCTGGGGTTATTTGTGATAATTCTGCCGGCCCTGGGTGGCCTTATTGTGGGCCTCATGGCGCTGTATGGCTCCAAGGCCATTCGGGGCCACGGTATTCCAGAGGCCATGGAGCAGATTCTGACCAATAAAAGCCGCATCAAGCCTTCCATCATGCTGCTGAAGCCCCTTTCGGCGGCCATTTCTATTGGCACCGGCGGGCCGTTCGGGGCCGAGGGGCCTATTATTGCTACGGGCGGCGCCTTTGGCTCTACGGTGGGCCAGCTGCTGAAAATCACCCACGCTGAGCGCAAGGTGCTGCTGGCGGCGGGCGCCACGGCCGGCATGACGGCCATCTTCGGCACGCCGGTAGCAGCCATTTTCCTGGCTATTGAGCTCCTGTTGTTCGAGTTTTCGCCGCGCTCCATTATTCCTGTGGCGCTGGCCTGCATTACCGGGGCCGCGGGTCACCACCTGTTGTTCGAATCAGGCCCTACGTTCCCCATGCCGCTGGTAGCCGCCCCCGGCAACGAGGCCCTGGCCGTTTATAGCGTGATGGGGCTGCTGATTGGCGTCATTTCAGTGCTGGTAACCAAGCTGGTGTACTGGATTGAGGATATGTTTGAGAAGCTGCCCATTCACTGGATGTGGTGGCCGGCGTTGGGCGGGCTGGCCGTGGGCTTGGTGGGCTACTTTGCCCCGCGCACGCTGGGCGTGGGCTATGAGAATATCACCGACCTGCTGTCGGGCAAGCTGCCCCTGCAGGTTATCCTGTCTTTGTGCCTGCTGAAGTTTACATCTTGGGCTGTTTCCCTGGGAAGTGGCACCTCCGGCGGCACGCTGGCTCCGCTGCTCACCATTGGCGGGGCTACCGGCGCGCTGCTGGGGCTGGGCGCGCAGCAGCTGTTCCCCGAGGCGGGTGTTGTGCTGCCGCTGGCGGCTTTGGTAGGCATGGCCGCTATGTTTGCCGGCGCCTCCCGGGCCCTGCTGACGTCCATCATCTTTGCTGTCGAATTCACGGGACAGTCCAATCCGCTACTGCCCCTATTGGGGGCCTGCGTGGGGTCGTACCTGGTTTCTACCCTGCTGATGGACAATACCATCATGACGGAGAAAATTGCCCGCCGCGGTGTAAAAACCCCCGATTCCTACGAGCCCGATGCCCTGGAGAAAATCCGGGTGGAGCAGGTGTTGCGCGAAGGCGGCCTCACGGTAAGCGCCGAAAACTCCCTGCAGGAAGTGCGCGAGTGGCTGGGC carries:
- a CDS encoding chloride channel protein, with the protein product MKNTAPHTGIPVSTSLDLALASENMQTQRLQNTRRTIWIAVLAVGIAVVISAVARLLVYLINLVTNLSFFGELSVRYHSPAENQLGLFVIILPALGGLIVGLMALYGSKAIRGHGIPEAMEQILTNKSRIKPSIMLLKPLSAAISIGTGGPFGAEGPIIATGGAFGSTVGQLLKITHAERKVLLAAGATAGMTAIFGTPVAAIFLAIELLLFEFSPRSIIPVALACITGAAGHHLLFESGPTFPMPLVAAPGNEALAVYSVMGLLIGVISVLVTKLVYWIEDMFEKLPIHWMWWPALGGLAVGLVGYFAPRTLGVGYENITDLLSGKLPLQVILSLCLLKFTSWAVSLGSGTSGGTLAPLLTIGGATGALLGLGAQQLFPEAGVVLPLAALVGMAAMFAGASRALLTSIIFAVEFTGQSNPLLPLLGACVGSYLVSTLLMDNTIMTEKIARRGVKTPDSYEPDALEKIRVEQVLREGGLTVSAENSLQEVREWLGRKPDNRANYFVIVDNTGVFEGIVSVAELYGPYPDLAAPIRSIVSAQLPSVQATDTLRAAVSTMARAGVDVLPVVSPDNPRLVTGVLSYHDIIRSYRFRLEEEEGSQTDISLRRHGIRIMLRGNKLLRGNRIRS